One genomic segment of Oncorhynchus kisutch isolate 150728-3 linkage group LG15, Okis_V2, whole genome shotgun sequence includes these proteins:
- the LOC109905069 gene encoding HLA class II histocompatibility antigen gamma chain-like, which produces MEEQQQQRHDDTLLERAGSQDVILPITTNTRASNSRAFKVAGLTVLACLLLAGQALTTYLVFNQRDQIHGMQKSNDNMRKQLRNRPPAVAPVKMQTPMLNMARLIDFTDEDVKTPMTNLEATAVAIVSLEEQVKNLLQNPQLPQFNETFLANLQSLKKQVEETEWEGFETWARYWLLFQMAQEKPPVLPTPQPDE; this is translated from the exons ATGgaggagcaacagcagcagagACACGATGATACGCTCCTGGAGCGCGCAGGGAGCCAGGACGTTATCCTCCCAATAACAACCAACACAAG GGCCTCTAACAGCCGTGCTTTTAAGGTAGCAGGGCTCACAGTGCTGGCGTGTCTTCTCCTAGCCGGCCAGGCCCTCACAACCTACCTGGTCTTCAACCAGAGGGACCAGATCCATGGCATGCAGAAGAGCAATGACAACATGCGCAAGCAGCTGAGAAACAGACCACCGG CTGTGGCCCCTGTCAAGATGCAGACACCCATGCTCAACATGGCCCGGCTGATCGACTTCACCGATGAGGACGTCAAGACTCCCATGACG AACCTGGAGGCCACTGCAGTTGCAATTGTGAGCCTGGAGGAGCAAGTGAAGAATCTGCTGCAg AACCCCCAGCTGCCCCAGTTCAACGAGACGTTCCTGGCCAACCTGCAGAGCCTGAAGAAACAGGTGGAGGAGACTGAGTGGGAG GGCTTTGAGACCTGGGCGCGTTATTGGCTGCTCTTCCAGATGGCCCAGGAGAAGCCCCCTGTTCTCCCCACACCTCAGCCAG ATGAGTAA
- the LOC109905068 gene encoding bifunctional heparan sulfate N-deacetylase/N-sulfotransferase 1: MLGCVSRLRRLVRLVRHLPLQTSLLLLFLFCTVSVFVSAYFLYGAKQELEHSGGGMAGGEVASAVYDDLRMSPSRLLPLRAVSGGPGGEGGVRTDPVVLVFVESQYSQLGQDIVAILESGRFRYRTEISPGKGDMPTLTDKEHGRFTLVIYENILKYVNLDAWNRELLDKYCVEYGVGIIGFFKANENSLLSAQLKGFPLFLHSNLGLKDCTVNSKSPLLFITRSGQPLPGPLPGDDWTVFQSNHSTYEPVLLAKTQSAESVPSLGTTVALLPSVVQDLGLHDGIQRVLFGNNLNFWLHKLVFVDAVGFLTGKRLSLSLERHLLVDIDDIFVGKEGTRMKVDDVKALLETQQELRNHVPNFTFNLGYSGKFFHAGSDEEDLGDDLLLSYVKEFWWFPHMWSHMQPHLFHNQSVLAEQMLLNKRFAMEHGIPTNMGYAVAPHHSGVYPVHLQLYDAWKKVWGIRVTSTEEYPHLKPARFRRGFIHSGISVLPRQTCGLFTHTIFYKEYPGSPNELDKLINGGELFLTVLLNPISIFMTHLSNYGNDRLGLYTFKSLVAFLQTWTNLRLQTLPPIQLAQRYFSLFPNERDPLWQDPCEDKRHKDIWSKEKTCDRFPKLLVIGPQKTGSTALYLFLGMHPDLTSNYPNKETFEEIQFFNGHNYHRGIDWYMEYFPLPSNTSSDYYFEKSANYFDSEVAAERAAALLPKSKIITILINPADRAYSWYQHQRAHDDPVALKYSFHDVIVATHDAPVRLRVLQNRCLVPGWYAIHLERWLNHYHSSQVLVLDGQQLKTEPASVMDRIQRFLGLVNTVNYHRILAFDPNKGFWCQLLEGGKTKCLGKSKGRRYPDMDPESQLFLREHYRDQNIALSKLLYRMGQPLPSWLREELVHTR, encoded by the exons ATGCTGGGATGTGTGTCCCGCCTGCGTCGGCTGGTCCGTCTTGTCCGCCACCTCCCCCTCCAgacctccctgctcctcctcttcctcttctgcacCGTCAGCGTCTTCGTCTCCGCGTACTTCCTGTACGGCGCGAAACAGGAGCTCGAGCACTCAGGAGGGGGCATGGCTGGTGGCGAGGTGGCGTCGGCCGTCTACGATGACCTCCGGATGAGCCCGTCGCGCCTGCTCCCATTGCGGGCGGTGTCTGGGGGGCCCGGGGGCGAAGgaggggtgaggacagaccctgtGGTGCTGGTGTTTGTAGAGAGCCAGTACTCTCAGCTGGGCCAGGATATCGTGGCCATCCTGGAGTCGGGACGTTTCCGGTACCGGACGGAGATCTCTCCCGGTAAAGGGGACATGCCCACGTTAACTGATAAGGAGCACGGACGCTTCACGCTGGTCATCTATGAGAACATCCTGAAGTACGTTAACCTGGACGCCTGGAACAGAGAGCTGCTGGACAAGTACTGTGTGGAATACGGAGTGGGCATCATCGGCTTCTTTAAG GCCAATGAGAATAGCCTGCTGAGTGCCCAGCTCAAAggcttccccctcttcctccactccaACCTGGGCCTGAAAGACTGCACGGTCAACTCCAAGTCCCCCCTCCTATTCATCACCCGCTCCGGCCAACCCCTCCCAGGCCCCCTCCCTGGTGACGACTGGACCGTCTTTCAGTCCAACCACTCCACCTACGAGCCCGTCCTCCTGGCCAAGACCCAGTCCGCAGAGAGTGTCCCCTCACTGGGTACGACGGTCGCACTGCTTCCCTCCGTGGTGCAGGACCTGGGGCTCCATGATGGGATCCAGAGGGTTCTGTTTGGGAACAACCTCAACTTCTGGCTGCACAAGCTGGTGTTTGTGGACGCGGTGGGCTTCCTGACGGGAAagaggctctctctctccctggagcGACACCTACTGGTCGATATAGATGACATCTTTGTTGGGAAGGAGGGCACGAGGATGAAGGTGGATGATGTTAAG GCCCTGTTGGAGACCCAGCAAGAGCTGCGTAACCATGTACCCAACTTCACCTTCAACCTGGGCTATTCAGGGAAGTTCTTCCATGCAG GGTCAGATGAGGAGGACCTGGGGGATGACCTGCTCCTCTCCTACGTCAAGGAGTTCTGGTGGTTCCCCCACATGTGGAGCCACATGCAGCCCCACCTCTTCCACAACCAGTCAGTGCTAGCTGAACAGATGCTGCTCAACAAGAGGTTCGCTATG gAGCACGGTATCCCCACTAACATGGGCTATGCGGTGGCACCCCACCACTCTGGGGTGTACCCGGTCCACCTGCAGCTGTACGATGCCTGGAAGAAGGTGTGGGGCATAAGGGTGACCAGCACGGAGGAGTACCCCCACCTCAAACCTGCCCGCTTCAGACGAGGATTCATACACAGCGGTATCAGC gTCTTGCCCAGGCAGACATGTGGCCTGTTCACGCACACCATCTTCTATAAGGAGTACCCAGGCAGTCCCAACGAACTGGACAAACTCATTAACGGAGGAGAGCTGTTCCTCACTGTTCTACTCAACCCT atcAGTATCTTCATGACCCACCTGTCTAACTACGGTAACGACCGGCTGGGCCTGTACACCTTTAAGAGCCTGGTGGCCTTCCTGCAAACCTGGACCAACCTGCGGCTGCAGACCCTGCCTCCCATCCAGCTGGCCCAGAGATACTTCAGCCTCTTCCCTAACGAGAGAGACCCACTCTGGCAG GATCCCTGCGAGGACAAAAGGCACAAGGACATCTGGTCAAAGGAGAAGACATGCGACCGTTTCCCCAAGCTGCTTGTCATTGGGCCTCAGAAGACAG gTTCTACAGCCCTCTATCTGTTCCTGGGCATGCACCCTGACCTGACCAGTAACTACCCCAACAAGGAGACCTTTGAGGAGATCCAGTTCTTCAACGGACACAACTACCACAGAGGCATCGACTG GTACATGGAGTACTTCCCCCTACCCTCCAACACCAGCTCAGACTACTACTTTGAGAAAAGTGCCAACTATTTTGACTCTGAGGTGGCAGCGGAGCGGGCGGCTGCCCTCTTGCCTAAATCCAAGATCATCACCATCCTCATCAACCCAGCTGACCGCGCTTACTCCTGGTACCAG CACCAGCGCGCTCATGACGACCCAGTGGCTCTGAAATACTCCTTCCATGATGTCATCGTGGCTACCCATGATGCCCCAGTGAGATTGCGTGTGCTCCAGAACCGTTGCTTGGTTCCGGGCTGGTACGCCATCCACCTGGAGAGATGGCTCAACCACTACCACTCCAGTCAGGTCCTGGTTCTGGATGGGCAGCAGCTGAAGACTGAGCCGGCCTCAGTCATGGACAGGATCCAGAGGTTTTTAGGCCTGGTCAACACGGTCAACTACCACAGGATCCTAGC GTTTGACCCCAACAAAGGCTTCTGGTGTCAGCTGCTGGAGGGAGGGAAGACCAAGTGTCTGGGGAAGAGCAAGGGGCGGAGGTACCCTGACATGGACCCAGAG tcCCAGTTGTTCCTCAGGGAGCACTACAGGGATCAAAACATAGCATTATCTAAGCTGCTGTACAGGATGGGCCAGCCCCTGCCCAGCTGGCTCCGAGAGGAACTGGTCCATACCAGGTAG